From Vanrija pseudolonga chromosome 1, complete sequence, a single genomic window includes:
- the icdA gene encoding Isocitrate dehydrogenase [NADP], mitochondrial: MFSIPSLRSPTRTVLRNSILANMSRNYSATPEGIKKIKVVNPVVELDGDEMTRIIWQKIREELILPFLDIDLKYYDLGMENRDKTDDKVTIESAEAIQKYSVGVKCATITPDEARVEEFKLKEMWKSPNGTIRNILGGTVFREPIILDKIPKPVPGWTKPIVIGRHAFGDQYRSTDFVAPGPGKLQLVYTPADGGKPTALDVYDFKGKGVAMSMYNTDESIYGFAHASFKMAIAKKMPLFMSTKNTILKKYDGRFKDIFEEVYQSTYKKDFEALGIYYEHRLIDDMVAQAVKSSGGFVWACKNYDGDVMSDVLAQGFGSLGMMTSELITPDGKTMESEAAHGTVTRHYRQWQQGQETSTNPVASIFAWTRGLSFRAKLDGTPELGKFAQDLEDACVESIDKDGVMTKDLALAVKGKAMTREDWVTTDVYMQHVNDKLVAKLRARQ; the protein is encoded by the exons TTCTCCATCCCCTCTCTTCGCTCCCCTACGCGCACCGTCCTGCGTAACTCTATCCTCGCCAACATGTCGCGCAACTACTCTGCCACCCCCGAGGGTATCAAGAAGATCAAGGTCGTCaaccccgtcgtcgagctcgacggcgacgagatgACCCGCATCATCTGGCAGAAGATCCGCGAGGAGCTCatcctccccttcctcgacATTGACCTCAAGTACTACGACTTGGGCATGGAGAACCGTGACAAG ACCGATGACAAGGTCACCATCGAGTCGGCTGAGGCTATCCAGAAGTACTCGGTCGGTGTCAAGTGTGCCACCATCACCCCCGATGAGGCTCGTGTCGAGGAGttcaagctcaaggagatgTGGAAGTCGCCCAACGGCACT ATCCGTaacatcctcggcggcaccgtcTTCCGTGAGCCCATCATCCTCGACAAGATCCCCAAGCCTGTCCCAGGATGGACCAAGCCCATCGTCATTGGCCGTCACGCCTTCGGTGACCAGTATCGCTCGACCGACTTTGTcgcccccggccccggcaAGCTCCAGCTCGTCTACACCCCCGCCGACGGTGGCAAGCCCACCGCTCTTGACGTCTACGActtcaagggcaagggtgTCGCCATGTCGATGTACAACACCGACGAGTCGATCTACGGCTTTGCCCACGCCTCGTTCAAGATGGCCATTGCCAAGAAGATGCCCCTCTTCATGTCGACCAAGAACACCATCCTCAAGAAGTACGACGGCCGCTTCAAGGACATCTTCGAGGAGGTCTACCAGTCGACCTACAAGAAGGACTTTGAGGCCCTCGGCATCTACTACGAGCACCGTCTCATTGACGACATGGTCGCCCAGGCCGTCAAGTCGTCGGGTGGCTTTGTCTGGGCCTGCAAGAACTACGACGGTGATGTCATGTCGGACGTTCTCGCCCAGGGcttcggctcgctcggcatGATGACCTCGGAGCTCATCACCCCCGACGGCAAGACGATGGAGTCGGAGGCCGCCCACGGCACCGTCACCCGCCACTACCGCCAGTGGCAGCAGGGCCAGGAGACCTCGACCAACCCCGTCGCCTCCATCTTCGCCTGGACCCGTGGTCTGTCGTtccgcgccaagctcgacggcacccccgagctcggcaagtTCGCCcaggacctcgaggacgcctGTGTCGAGTCgatcgacaaggacggcgtCATGACCAAGGACCTGGCCCTTGccgtcaagggcaaggccatGACCCGTGAGGACTGGGTCACCACCGACGTCTACATGCAGCACGTcaacgacaagctcgtcgccaagctccgcgcTCGCCAGTAA